A DNA window from Castanea sativa cultivar Marrone di Chiusa Pesio chromosome 7, ASM4071231v1 contains the following coding sequences:
- the LOC142643074 gene encoding myb-related protein 308-like, whose protein sequence is MGRSPCCEKAHTNKGAWTKEEDDRLIAYIRAHGEGCWRSLPKAAGLLRCGKSCRLRWINYLRPDLKRGNFTEEEDELIIKLHSLLGNKWSLIAGRLPGRTDNEIKNYWNTHIRRKLLNRGIDPATHRPMNEAAAAVAAAAAAAAQVEATTISFAAVKEEEKSASGFSGKDTKNPVQEKCPDLNLELRISPPSHNQTEPLKSGGRVTICFSCSLGVQNGKECSCRNDSVGSSSSDSSATGYDFLGLNGVVLDYRGLEMK, encoded by the exons ATGGGAAGGTCTCCTTGTTGTGAGAAAGCTCACACAAACAAAGGAGCATGGactaaagaagaagatgatcgTCTTATTGCTTATATAAGAGCTCATGGTGAAGGGTGTTGGCGCTCACTACCTAAAGCTGCTGGCCTTTTAAGATGTGGCAAAAGTTGCAGACTCCGTTGGATCAACTATCTCCGTCCTGACCTCAAGCGTGGCAACTTCACTGAAGAAGAAGACGAGCTCATCATCAAACTCCATAGCCTTCTCGGGAACAA GTGGTCTTTGATAGCTGGGAGATTACCAGGCAGAACTGATAATGAGATAAAGAACTATTGGAACACTCATATAAGAAGAAAGCTTTTGAACAGAGGGATAGACCCTGCAACTCACAGGCCAATGAATGAGGCTGCTGCAGCagtagcagcagcagcagcagcagcagctcaGGTTGAAGCAACCACAATATCTTTTGCTGCtgtgaaagaagaagaaaaaagcgCTAGTGGGTTTAGTGGGAAAGACACAAAAAACCCAGTTCAAGAAAAGTGTCCAGACTTGAACCTTGAGCTTAGAATTAGCCCTCCTAGCCACAACCAGACTGAGCCATTGAAGAGTGGTGGGAGGGTTACTATATGTTTTTCTTGCAGCTTGGGTGTGCAGAATGGTAAGGAGTGTAGCTGCAGAAATGATAGTGttggtagtagtagtagtgatAGCAGTGCTACTGGTTATGATTTCTTGGGGTTGAATGGTGTTGTATTGGATTACAGAGGCTTGGAAATGAAATGA
- the LOC142643073 gene encoding L-ascorbate peroxidase 3, translating into MALPVVDTEYLKEVDKARRDLRALIASRNCAPIMLRLAWHDAGTYDVNTKTGGPNGSIRSEEEYNHGSNNGLKKAIDWCEEVKSRHPKITYADLYQLAGVVAVEVTGGPTIDFVPGRRDSIVSPKEGRLPDAKQGAPHLRDIFYRMGLSDKDIVALSGGHTLGRAHAERSGFDGPWTKEPLKFDNSYFVVLLNGESEGLLQLPTDKALLDDPEFRPYVELYAKDEDAFFRDYAESHKKLSELGFTPRSFGSKVIAKDSTVLVQSAVGVAVAAAVVVLSYFYEIRKKMK; encoded by the exons ATGGCGTTACCCGTGGTTGACACAGAGTACCTGAAGGAGGTCGATAAGGCTCGTCGCGATCTCCGTGCTCTCATCGCCTCCAGAAACTGCGCTCCTATCATGCTCCGCTTAGC GTGGCATGATGCGGGCACGTATGATGTGAACACGAAAACAGGTGGACCGAATGGGTCGATTAGGAGTGAGGAAGAGTATAATCATGGTTCTAACAATGGCTTAAAGAAAGCCATTGATTGGTGTG AGGAAGTGAAGTCTAGACATCCAAAGATTACATATGCCGACCTATACCAG CTTGCTGGTGTTGTCGCAGTTGAGGTCACTGGAGGTCCAACCATTGACTTTGTTCCTGGCAGAAGG gATTCAATTGTTTCTCCTAAGGAAGGGCGACTCCCAGATGCCAAACAAG GTGCACCTCATCTCAGGGACATCTTTTATCGGATGGGTCTGTCTGACAAGGATATTGTTGCATTGTCAGGAGGCCACACTCTG GGAAGGGCACATGCAGAGAGATCGGGTTTTGATGGCCCTTGGACCAAAGAACCTCTGAAGTTTGATAACTCATACTTTGT GGTACTTTTGAATGGAGAATCAGAGGGGCTGTTACAACTTCCAACTGACAAGGCTTTATTGGATGATCCTGAGTTCCGTCCTTATGTTGAACTGTATGCAAAG GATGAGGATGCATTCTTTAGAGATTATGCTGAATCACATAAGAAACTCTCAGAGCTAGGGTTTACTCCAAGGTCCTTTGGGTCCAAGGTAATTGCAAAGGATAGCACTGTACTGGTTCAAAGTGCTGTTGGAGTTGCAGTCGCTGCTGCTGTGGTGGTGTTGAGCTACTTCTATGAAATTCGTAAAAAAATGAAGTGA